The DNA sequence CTTCTGCTCGATATTGACCGGCCTCTCTCCGATGTCCACCCGGTTGAATCCGGTTTTATGACGAGTTTTGAAATCTTCATCGGACATCCCGAAAACATCTCTCAAAGCCCGGTACATCCCCTTGCTGGGATGCCTGAACCCGAGTGGATCCCCCCATTTGAAAACGGAACGGTATGAACCTTCCGGCGGGGCTTCCTCGATCCATTCCGGCATGAATTTATTTTTTCTGCTCATGTTGCTCCCCCTCACCTTATAGTTGCGGATAACCGGTTATCCGCTGGATGTTATCATAGAGATCCTTCAGACGTGGAAATATCCTTGTAAACACATCCCGGTAAAGCTGCCGGTAGATATTGACGTTCTCCGCGCGGGGAATGAAAGTATCCGTGTAATGAACCATATTACGGATAGCTTCCTCGAATGAAGGGTAAACGCCTGTCCCCACCATCCCGATGATCGCTGCCCCCAGGCCCGAGGCCTCGTAGGTATGCACCCTCTTCACCGGCAAATTCATGATATCGGCAGTTATCTGGCAGATGGCATCGCTTTGTGAACCGCCTCCGGCGATGGCCACCTCCTTCATTTTCTGCCCCGATCTCTTTTCGATCTTCTCCAGCCCCTCGTAAAGGGCAAATGAAACTCCTTCGATTATGGCACGGTAAACATGTGCATGGGTATGCACATCGCCGAAACCGATCAGGGAACCTTTGGCCGTTGGGGTAAGGATACCGGGCGACCACATCGGGTGCAGCAGTAACCCGTGACACCCCGGGGGAACGCTATCCAGTTTGGTATTGAGCAACACCTCCGGCGCCACGTTCATCTTCTCCGCATCCAGAACCTCTTTCTTGGAAAATTCGTTCTTGAACCAGCTCACCAGCCAGTAGCCCCGGAATATCTGCACCTCGGGGTTGTAACATCCCGGTACAACCGCAGGGTAAGGCGGCAGGAACTTGATCGCCTCGTAGTAACGCCTGGCCGTTGTCTGGATGGTAGCCGTCGTTCCCAGACTGATGCTCCCCATGCTCTCATCGAGGCATCCCACCCCCAGGGTCTCGCACCCCTTGTCCGACCCACCGGCAATCACCGGCAACCCCGGCGGCAACCCCGTCTCGGCCGCAGCCTTCTCCGTCACCTGGCCG is a window from the Bacillota bacterium genome containing:
- a CDS encoding carbohydrate kinase, which translates into the protein MKQKNRGNQEYVLAIDFGTQSVRAIIVDDGGKIVAKEKLAYEPYFSAHPGWAEKDSLDYWRSMCRVVEGVRRGNEEIWPELRGVVLSTLRDSAVCVDRDGQALRPVILWLDQRMATGFPDFSMLENMVVNLAGMKQALALFYRKAKSNWIKENEPHIWAKTDKYLQVSGFMNYLLTGKMVDSNAAQIGFIPFDYKKKTWYRKNNLKAKLMPVETSKLPDIVEPGTIIGQVTEKAAAETGLPPGLPVIAGGSDKGCETLGVGCLDESMGSISLGTTATIQTTARRYYEAIKFLPPYPAVVPGCYNPEVQIFRGYWLVSWFKNEFSKKEVLDAEKMNVAPEVLLNTKLDSVPPGCHGLLLHPMWSPGILTPTAKGSLIGFGDVHTHAHVYRAIIEGVSFALYEGLEKIEKRSGQKMKEVAIAGGGSQSDAICQITADIMNLPVKRVHTYEASGLGAAIIGMVGTGVYPSFEEAIRNMVHYTDTFIPRAENVNIYRQLYRDVFTRIFPRLKDLYDNIQRITGYPQL